In the Mycosarcoma maydis chromosome 6, whole genome shotgun sequence genome, one interval contains:
- a CDS encoding putative calnexin, whose product IEQFTSDWSERWSTSQASKFQREDDTEAFKYDGVWSVEEPEVFPGLAGDAGLVLKSKAKQHAISHLFDSPIDPKGKPLVVQYEVKLQKGLSCGGAYIKLLSATEAGVTPDEFSDKTPYTIMFGPDKCGQTNKVHFIFRHKNPKTGEFEEKHVKYPAYPKLAKTSTLYTLVVQPDQSFEIFINNESKKKGSLLEDFEPPVNPPTEIDDPEDEKPADWVDQARIFDPKATKPEDWDEDAPLEIPDQDAVKPDGWLEDEPLTIPDPDAQKPEEWDDDEDGEWFAPSIPNPKCEAAAGCGEWVRPVIRNPAYKGKWTAPLIDNPEYKGVWEPRTIANPNYFEDKSPADFNPIGGVGFELWTMDEDILFDNIYIGHDPSQAKAFAAETFDQKIKIEQRQEDKETAAKAAEDGAGFVGQVRSHVNTFIGRARQDPIGAIKEMPQVAGGLGAAFAGLLGLVGLVGGVLGGGSKVKVTTKDGKKVDAPTAAKGKAKEVTEKVKATGVQAKDAVTKRTNAAAAKVDDAANDE is encoded by the coding sequence ATCGAGCAGTTTACCTCTGACTGGTCCGAACGATGGTCGACCTCGCAAGCTTCCAAATTCCAGAGGGAGGACGACACGGAAGCGTTCAAGTATGACGGTGTTTGGTCCGTAGAGGAGCCCGAGGTGTTCCCCGGTCTcgctggcgatgctggtCTTGTGCTCAAGtccaaggccaagcagcatgCCATCTCGCATCTGTTTGACAGCCCCATCGACCCCAAGGGCAAGCCGCTCGTCGTTCAGTACGAGGTCAAGCTGCAAAAGGGTCTCAGTTGCGGTGGTGCCTACATCAAGCTTCTCTCGGCCACCGAGGCAGGTGTCACCCCAGACGAATTCTCGGACAAGACACCATACACCATCATGTTTGGTCCCGACAAGTGCGGCCAGACCAACAAGGTTCACTTTATCTTCCGTCACAAGAATCCCAAGACGGGCGAGTTCGAGGAGAAGCATGTCAAGTACCCCGCCTATCCCAAGCTCGCAAAAACCTCGACTCTCTacacgctcgtcgtccagcCGGACCAGTCGTTCGAAATCTTCATCAACAACGAatccaagaagaagggctcgctgctcgaggacTTTGAGCCTCCCGTCAACCCACCTACTGAGATTGATGATCCCGAAGACGAAAAGCCCGCCGATTGGGTCGATCAGGCGCGCATCTTTGACCCTAAAGCCACCAAGCCTGAAGACTGGGACGAGGACGCACCGCTCGAGATTCCGGACCAAGACGCTGTCAAGCCTGACGGCTGGCTCGAGGACGAGCCGCTGACCATTCCCGACCCGGACGCACAGAAGCCCGAAGAGtgggacgacgacgaggacggcGAGTGGTTTGCTCCCAGCATTCCCAACCCCAAGTGTGAGGCAGCGGCTGGATGTGGCGAGTGGGTCCGTCCTGTGATCCGCAACCCAGCGTACAAGGGCAAGTGGACAGCACCGCTCATCGACAACCCAGAATACAAGGGTGTCTGGGAGCCTCGCACGATTGCCAACCCCAACTACTTTGAGGACAAGTCTCCTGCCGATTTCAACCCCATTGGTGGTGTCGGTTTCGAGCTTTGGACTATGGACGAAGACATCCTCTTTGACAACATTTACATTGGTCACGATCCCTCTCAGGCCAAAGCGTTTGCCGCAGAGACCTTTGATCagaagatcaagatcgagcagcgtcagGAGGATAAGGAGACCGCGGCCAAGGCGGCTGAAGACGGCGCCGGATTCGTCGGTCAGGTACGATCGCACGTCAATACCTTTATCGGCCGTGCACGTCAGGATCCCATCGGAGCGATCAAGGAGATGCCTCAGGTAGCAGGTGGTTTGGGAGCCGCTTTTGCCGGTCTGTTGGGTCTCGTCGGGCTGGTCGGTGGTGTTTTGGGTGGTGGCAGCAAGGTCAAGGTCACCACGAAGGACGGCAAGAAGGTGGACGCTCCCACCGCCGCTAAGGGTAAGGCTAAGGAGGTCACAGAGAAGGTCAAGGCCACAGGGGTTCAGGCTAAGGATGCCGTGACAAAGCGTaccaacgctgctgctgccaaagtcgatgatgctgccaaTGACGAGTAA